In Arcobacter ellisii, a genomic segment contains:
- a CDS encoding nickel-dependent hydrogenase large subunit: MKTVDIVERIEGEAKLNCFWNNGIISDARIDFLNFRGFEYILEGKSPLDALIYTPRICGICGQAHLKATVDALENVYENINEKLEISEKAKLLRQIGLNIEIIDSHIKWFYLFIMPDIIKLDKNDLGIYEPLKGKRWLEACKTASETIKALAVIGGQWPHSSYMLPGGVMSDPTLMDLVTMQNYLQTALNFFEKEISGLSLENYLAFDSFSDIEKLQKDMRYFKELSFKYELHNFGKSYNRFITLGESNLFKNGKIKIKLVNKIDLSKINENEEFTFLLNQENNSDKKHTWSKSVSYNDNFYETGPLSRAIISNRKFIKEIHKNLSDSVFTRVMARMDELAFLIDDTKSLISKVNISEESYIKPKISLLDIEKANGKSAIEATRGSLYHNVKIEKGKIKSYDVITPTVWNLGPQNKKQKGIAENAIIGAPSIDIAKIILRSFDVCSVCTTH; this comes from the coding sequence GTGAAGACAGTAGATATAGTAGAAAGAATTGAAGGTGAAGCAAAACTTAACTGTTTTTGGAATAATGGAATTATTAGTGATGCAAGAATTGATTTTCTAAATTTTAGAGGATTTGAATATATTTTAGAAGGAAAATCACCTTTAGATGCATTGATTTATACTCCAAGAATTTGTGGAATTTGTGGACAAGCTCACTTAAAAGCTACCGTTGATGCTTTAGAAAATGTATATGAAAACATAAATGAAAAACTTGAAATTTCAGAAAAAGCTAAACTTTTAAGACAAATTGGTTTAAATATAGAGATTATTGATTCCCATATAAAATGGTTTTATTTATTTATTATGCCTGATATTATTAAACTTGACAAAAATGATTTAGGTATTTATGAACCTTTAAAAGGAAAAAGATGGCTTGAAGCTTGTAAAACTGCTAGTGAAACAATAAAAGCTTTAGCTGTAATTGGAGGGCAATGGCCACATAGTTCTTATATGCTTCCTGGTGGAGTTATGAGTGACCCAACTTTAATGGATTTAGTAACTATGCAAAATTATTTACAAACTGCTTTAAATTTCTTTGAAAAAGAGATTTCAGGTCTATCTTTAGAAAACTATTTGGCATTTGATAGTTTTAGTGATATAGAAAAACTTCAAAAAGATATGAGGTATTTTAAAGAGTTATCTTTTAAATATGAGCTGCATAATTTTGGAAAATCATATAATAGATTTATAACTTTAGGCGAATCAAATCTATTTAAAAATGGGAAAATAAAAATAAAATTGGTAAATAAAATTGATTTATCAAAAATAAATGAAAATGAAGAGTTTACTTTTTTATTGAATCAAGAAAATAATAGTGATAAAAAACATACTTGGAGTAAATCAGTATCTTATAATGATAATTTTTATGAAACAGGTCCTTTATCAAGAGCAATTATCTCAAATAGAAAATTTATAAAAGAGATACATAAAAATCTATCTGATAGTGTATTTACAAGAGTGATGGCAAGAATGGATGAACTTGCATTTTTAATTGATGATACAAAATCATTGATTTCAAAAGTAAATATTTCTGAAGAATCATATATTAAACCCAAAATTTCATTACTTGATATTGAAAAAGCAAATGGAAAATCTGCAATTGAAGCAACAAGAGGTTCTTTATATCATAATGTGAAGATAGAAAAAGGAAAAATAAAATCTTATGATGTAATAACTCCTACAGTTTGGAACTTAGGTCCTCAAAATAAAAAACAAAAAGGGATTGCAGAAAATGCAATAATTGGAGCACCATCAATTGATATTGCGAAAATTATTTTGAGAAGTTTTGACGTCTGTTCTGTTTGTACAACACATTAG
- a CDS encoding nickel-dependent hydrogenase large subunit — protein MAQKHLVIDPITRIEGHLRIEAIIDENNVVTDAYSSSTMFRGIEEILKGRDPRDCGLLAMRICGVCTGTHYQRSIEAVEHAFNITIPKNARLVRNLIQGALYVHDHIVHFYHLHALDWVDITEALKADPKATVLEAQKWAKVSGQRPWNANEDVYAAVQERVTKYVKQGRLGIFGNAYWGSKGFKLTPEQNLIGLSHYLDALELQRDLAKMMAIFGGKNPHPQSFVVGGVTCVQDIKNPARIAEFKQILKRGQKFTKEAYLPDVYMAGTMYADEALEGIGGGLGNYMSYGDFRLDDLPFYESSKLFPSGIVKNRDLTKVFEIDQTKITEDVTHAWYEGNTNLHPFDGVTKPNYTGFGKKENNVAYLDTTKKYSWIKSPLYDDERMEVGPLARMIVGVAKGDERISKYVTTFLKNGNLPTKVLFSTVGRTAARAIETELMCDVMMEWVDELASNVAHGDLSTWTEFNFDSVSKDCQGFGMAEAPRGGLGHWIKIKDGKVVNYQAVVPSTWNAAPRDYKGRMGAYEASLVGTKVANPDQPLEILRTVHSFDPCIACAVHIIDTNGKELGVYKVDPIGGTSRA, from the coding sequence ATGGCACAAAAACATTTAGTAATTGACCCAATTACAAGGATAGAAGGACATCTTAGAATTGAAGCAATCATTGATGAAAACAATGTTGTTACAGATGCTTACTCTTCTTCAACTATGTTTAGGGGAATTGAGGAGATTTTAAAAGGAAGAGACCCAAGAGATTGTGGACTTTTAGCTATGAGAATTTGTGGAGTTTGTACAGGAACTCACTATCAAAGAAGTATTGAAGCTGTTGAACATGCTTTTAATATCACAATTCCAAAAAATGCAAGACTTGTTAGAAATCTAATCCAAGGTGCATTATATGTACATGACCATATTGTTCACTTCTATCATTTACACGCTCTTGACTGGGTTGATATAACAGAAGCTTTAAAAGCTGACCCAAAAGCAACAGTTTTAGAGGCTCAAAAATGGGCAAAAGTTTCAGGTCAAAGACCATGGAATGCAAATGAAGATGTGTATGCAGCTGTTCAAGAAAGAGTTACAAAATATGTAAAACAAGGAAGACTTGGAATTTTTGGAAATGCATATTGGGGTTCAAAAGGGTTTAAACTAACTCCTGAGCAAAACTTAATCGGACTTTCTCACTATTTAGATGCACTTGAATTACAAAGAGATTTAGCAAAAATGATGGCTATTTTTGGTGGTAAAAATCCACATCCACAATCTTTTGTTGTTGGTGGAGTAACTTGTGTTCAAGATATTAAAAATCCTGCAAGAATTGCAGAATTTAAACAAATCTTAAAAAGAGGTCAAAAGTTCACTAAAGAAGCATATTTACCAGATGTTTATATGGCTGGAACTATGTATGCGGATGAAGCTTTAGAAGGAATTGGTGGTGGTTTAGGAAACTATATGTCTTATGGTGACTTTAGATTAGATGACTTACCATTTTATGAGTCTTCAAAACTTTTCCCATCAGGAATTGTAAAAAATAGAGATTTAACAAAAGTTTTTGAAATTGACCAAACAAAAATTACAGAAGACGTAACTCATGCTTGGTATGAGGGAAATACAAATCTGCATCCATTTGATGGAGTTACAAAACCAAACTATACAGGATTTGGTAAAAAAGAGAATAATGTAGCTTATTTAGATACAACTAAAAAATACTCTTGGATTAAATCTCCACTTTATGATGATGAAAGAATGGAAGTTGGACCATTAGCAAGAATGATAGTTGGAGTTGCAAAGGGTGATGAAAGAATTTCTAAATATGTAACAACATTCTTAAAAAATGGAAATTTACCAACAAAAGTTTTATTCTCAACAGTTGGAAGAACAGCAGCGCGTGCTATTGAAACAGAACTTATGTGTGATGTTATGATGGAATGGGTTGATGAGTTAGCTTCAAATGTTGCACATGGTGATTTATCAACTTGGACAGAATTTAATTTTGATTCTGTTTCAAAAGATTGTCAAGGTTTTGGAATGGCAGAAGCTCCAAGAGGTGGGTTAGGTCACTGGATTAAAATTAAAGATGGAAAAGTAGTAAATTATCAAGCTGTTGTTCCATCAACTTGGAATGCAGCTCCAAGAGATTATAAAGGAAGAATGGGGGCTTATGAAGCATCACTTGTTGGTACAAAAGTAGCAAATCCAGACCAACCACTTGAAATCTTAAGAACTGTTCATAGTTTTGACCCTTGTATTGCTTGTGCTGTGCATATTATTGATACTAACGGTAAAGAGTTAGGAGTTTATAAAGTAGATCCAATCGGAGGAACTAGCCGTGCCTAA
- a CDS encoding hydrogenase small subunit: MIDSTQMVKKFFTQKSGRVETNKGEVYYNSLFEKTKQRLKDLRAQEPLKDIDMMDIIESEGINRRDFMKWVSATTATLMLPPMFAPLVAEATELMNRVPVIWIELQDCAGNSEALLRSSAPTVDDLLFDVLSLEFHETLQAAAGFDADKQLEDAVHHFKGKYLLFVEGAIPMAMNGQYGTIGAMGETFHDHLVRMAKDAAAVVAVGTCATFGGIPAAAPNPTGAVGVMDIVKGKPIINIPACPANPANMVGVILHYVLTGQVPELDSLLRPKFAFGYRIHDNCERRAHFDAGEFVEEWGDEGAKNNWCLYKVGCKGPMTFNNCSIIRYNEGTNWPIGVGRGCIGCSEPDFWDKYAYERPMATAKIKAPTGGVEKTVDEFGLGLLTATAVGIGVHAVASVVAGKKSNEGEEK; the protein is encoded by the coding sequence ATGATTGATTCAACACAGATGGTAAAAAAATTTTTTACCCAAAAGTCAGGGCGAGTTGAAACAAATAAAGGTGAAGTTTATTATAACTCTTTATTTGAGAAAACTAAACAAAGATTAAAAGATTTAAGAGCTCAAGAACCTCTTAAAGATATTGATATGATGGATATAATTGAGAGTGAAGGAATAAATAGAAGAGATTTTATGAAGTGGGTTAGTGCAACAACAGCTACACTTATGCTTCCTCCTATGTTTGCTCCACTTGTTGCAGAAGCAACAGAACTTATGAATAGAGTTCCAGTTATTTGGATAGAGTTACAAGATTGTGCAGGAAACTCAGAAGCACTTTTAAGAAGTAGTGCTCCTACAGTTGATGATTTGTTATTTGATGTTTTAAGTTTAGAGTTCCACGAAACACTTCAAGCGGCAGCTGGATTTGATGCTGATAAACAACTTGAAGATGCTGTTCATCATTTCAAAGGTAAATATTTATTATTTGTTGAGGGTGCTATTCCTATGGCTATGAATGGTCAGTATGGAACTATTGGTGCTATGGGTGAAACTTTCCATGACCACCTTGTAAGAATGGCAAAAGATGCAGCAGCTGTTGTAGCTGTTGGTACTTGTGCTACATTTGGTGGAATCCCTGCTGCTGCACCTAATCCAACTGGTGCTGTTGGTGTTATGGATATAGTAAAAGGTAAACCAATTATTAATATTCCTGCATGTCCTGCAAATCCAGCTAATATGGTTGGAGTTATTTTACATTATGTATTAACTGGTCAAGTTCCTGAGCTTGATTCACTTTTAAGACCTAAATTTGCATTTGGTTATAGAATTCACGATAACTGTGAAAGAAGAGCTCATTTTGATGCTGGTGAATTTGTTGAAGAGTGGGGAGATGAAGGAGCTAAAAACAACTGGTGTTTATATAAAGTTGGTTGTAAAGGTCCTATGACATTTAATAACTGCTCAATCATTAGATATAACGAAGGTACAAACTGGCCTATTGGAGTTGGAAGAGGATGTATTGGATGTTCTGAGCCAGATTTCTGGGATAAATATGCTTATGAAAGACCAATGGCAACTGCAAAAATAAAAGCTCCAACTGGTGGAGTTGAAAAAACAGTTGATGAGTTTGGACTTGGATTATTAACAGCAACGGCTGTTGGTATTGGAGTTCATGCTGTTGCATCTGTAGTTGCTGGGAAAAAATCAAATGAAGGAGAAGAAAAATAA